A window of Aquibium oceanicum genomic DNA:
GGGCAAGGTCATGATGATCTGCTGCTCGACGGCGGCCGGAGAAAGGCTGGTGCTGGACATCTGAACCATCCGACGAGCCGGCGGGAGTTGATCCGGCTCGACCAACGTCATCACTGTTTGAACTCAGGGAGGAGTACCAAATGTTCGAACTGAAGAAAAAACTGGCGGCATTCGCCGCAGTCACGGCGCTCGCGGTCGGTTTGCCGGTCACCGCCGGCGCACAGGACCAGATCAAGGTCGGCATTCTGAGCCACGACACGGGTCCGTTCGCGCAGAACGGCCAGGGCTTCCATCGGGGTATCGAGGTCTATCAGGCGCTCCACGGCAAGTCAGCGGGCGGTCGCGAGATCGAATTCGTCTACCGGGACATCGGCGGCCCCAATCCCGCTGTCGGCAAGCGCCTCGCGGAGGAACTGATCGTTCGCGAAAAGGTGCAGATACTTGGCGGGTTCGCCCTGTCGTCGGAGGCGCTCGCGGTGGGTCCCATCGTCGAGCAGACGAAAACCCCCGCCATCACCTTCATCGCCTCGTCGCCGTCGGTCCTGGCCGGCTCGCAGTATTTCCTGAAGAGCGGACAGCACATCGCGCAGTCTTCGAGCGCCGGCGCGACCTTCGCACGCAAGCAGGGTGCGGAGAAGTGCTACATCGTCGTGTCCGATTATCAGCCCGGCTACGATGCCCAAAAGGCCTTCCGGAAGACTTTCGAGTCGGAAGGCGGGCAGATCGTCGGCGAGGTTCGCGTTCCGCTGAACACGGTGGACTTCGCTGCCATCGTCGAAGGCATCGCTTCGACAGAAACGGACTGCATCAACGTCTTCGTCCCGCCGGGCGCGCCGGCTATCGGGCTTCTGCGTGCGCTCGCCGAAAGGGGCCTGGTCGAGAGCAACTTCGTCGTCGGAATGGGCGAGGCCGAAGACCACATCCTGCCGCAGTATGACGACTCCGTCGTGGGCTTCAAAGGCGCGCTCTATTATGCCGAAGCCCTGGACAACGAAGAGAACAAGACGTTCATTGCGAAGCTGAAGGAACTCTACGGTCCCGATACACAGCCCGATTTCGCCAGCGCATCCGCCTATGACGGTGCGCATCTCATCTACGAGATGGTGAAATCCCAGGAAGGCAAGGACTGGAGCGGCCCGGACGCCGTAGAAGCGGTGAAGGGTCTTTCCTGGAACGGCGTGCGCGGTCCCATGAAGATCGATCCCGAGACCCGTGAGCTGGTGCAGAACATCTATCTGCGCGAAGTCCAGAAGGTGGACGGCAAGCTGCAGAACGCGATCGTCGACCAGCTGGAAGCCGTCGAGGCGCCGTCCAAGGAGTGGATGGAGAACTAGCCTGCACAGCCGGACCGTGCGCATGCGTCAAGCCTCGCGCATGGTCCGGCGCTTCTTCCCTGCGGTTGGAGTGCTTCCATGGAGCAGTTTCTCGCCTCGCTGGCGTTCATCATTCTGTACGGCGGGACATATGGTGCCGTGCTGTTCATCATCTCCGTCGGGCTGGTCATGACCATGGGGCTGATGCGCGTGCCGAACCTGGCGCACGGTGCATTCGCCGCGCTTGGCGGATATCTGACCATCCTGCTGATGAACCAGGCGGGCGCGAACTACTTCGTCGCCGTCCCCGTTGCGGTCATTCTCGTCGCGGCTCTCGGGGCGCTCGCGGAGCGCACGATCTATGTACGCCTCTACAACATCCCCGAACTGGACCAGATCCTGCTGACGGTCGGTATCGCCTTCATTTTCGTCGGAGGACTGGCGCTGACGTTCGGGCCGAACGTCTTCACCATCAGGCTGCCCGAGGTGCTGAGCGGATCGGTGGACCTGTTCGGGCGTTCGTTCCCGGTCTACCGCGTCTTCCTTCTCGCCGTCGGCGCGCTGATCATCCTCGGGTTCTGGCTCGTCTTCGACCGCACGACGCTGGGCGCGAAGCTCCGCGCGGCGGTCGACAACCGCAGCATGGCGCAGGCGACCGGCATCAATGTGGAGCGCATCGTGATGCTCGCCTTCGCGGCCGGTACCGGCCTCGCGGCACTGGGCGGCGCCATCGGTGCCGGCTTGTTTCCCCTGGAGCCGCTCTATCCGATCAAGTACCTGACCATCATCTTGATCATCGTGGCGCTATCCGGCTTCGGCAACATCAAGTCGTCGATCGTCGTCGCAATGGTGGTGGGCATCGCCGACACCGCGGCGCGCTACTACCTTCCGGAACTGGGCGGCTTCGCCATCTACGCACTCGTCATCGCGGCGGTCGCCATGCGCCCGGCCGGAATGTTCGCCAGGCAGGGATAGGCACGGATGAAGATCACTGTCTCTTCCACGGGCCTGAGTGCCCTCGACCGGCCGCGTTTGCCGATGATCGCGCTGGTCGTCTTCGCGCTGGCGCTGGCCGTCTTCTTCGTCTTTCCGGACCGCCTTTCGCTTGCCGCCTATATCGGCATATTCGCGCTGTTTGCGCTGTCGCTCGATCTGGCGCTCGGCATGGCGGGCATCGTCACGCTCGGTCATGCCGCGTTCTTCGGCGTGGGAGCCTACACCGCGGGGTGGCTGGCGCTTGCCGGCTGGCAGGAGCCGATCACCGGCGTCGTGATCTCGGGCCTCTGTGCGGCCGCGCTGGCAGGGGCGCTCGGGCCTTTCATCCTGCGCCTGACGGGTTTGCCTCTGGTCATGGTCACGCTGGCCGTCGGCGTCTTTCTGTTCGAGGCCGCGAACAAGCTCACGTGGCTGACGGGTGGAGACGACGGGCTGTACGGGATGACGTTCAGCCCGGTCCTCGGCATCTTCGAGTGGTCGATCTACGGCACGACCGACTATCTCTACGTGCTCGCCTGGCTCGCTCTGGCTTTCTACGGCTGCCACAGGCTGACGACGTCGAACTTCGGACTGGCGCTGCGCGGCGTCCGCGAGAATCGCCTTCGCATGAGCCTGCTCGGCTCGTCGGTCCTCGCGCAACTCACCCTTGCCTATGCACTCAGCGCCTTCATAGCAGGGGTTGCCGGCGCCTTGCTCGCCCAGACGTCCGAGTTCGTCGGTCTCGAAGTCCTGAGCGTCGAGAAGTCGATCGACGTAGTGGTGATACTCGTGCTCGGAGGCGTCGGCCACCTCTACGGCGCGCTTCTCGGCGCGCCGGTCTACCTGCTCATCAAGGACATGAGCAAGGAGTGGAACCCGCACGCCTGGATGATCATCATCGGGTTCATGCTGGTCTTCGTCATGCTGGTGGCGCGTGGCGGCATTCACGGCGTGCTTCACAAGGTGATCGCGCGTTCTCGAGGCAAACTCCCGAATGGAGAACCCCGGTGACCGACAACCTCCTCGAAGCGATCGGCCTGCAGAAGTCGTTCGGCGCGCTGAAGGTGGCACAGGACGTCACGCTTCGGCTTCGTGTCGGCGAACGCCACGCGCTCATCGGGCCGAACGGCGCGGGCAAGTCGACGCTGGTGGCACTGCTTTCCGGCGTCCTCGCTCTCGGCGGCGGCCGGATCCTGCTCGGGGGGCGCGACATCGGCCGGTCCTCCCCATCGCAGCGCACGCGTGAAGGGCTGGTCCGCACCTTCCAGGTGTCGAACCTCTTCGGCGGATTGACGGTGCTCGAGAACGTCTATCTTGCCGTCAGCGAACGGGCCGGCGCCAGCTTCCGGCTTTGGCGTCCGGCATACCGGAATACTGACCTGATCGACCGGGCGCATGAGATACTGGAGCAGCTCGGCCTCGGCGAAGTGGCCCGGACGCGGGTCGACCAGCTGGCCTACGGTCAGCAGAGGCTCCTCGAAATCGCCATCGCCCTGGCGCTTAGACCCAAGGTCCTGCTTCTCGACGAACCGACCGCCGGAATTCCATCGACCGAGGCCGGCATCCTCCTCGACGCGCTGGACCGGCTCCCGCCGGAGATCGCGATACTGCTCATCGAGCACGACATGCAGGTGGTCCGCCGCTTTGCCTCGACGGTCACCGTCCTGGTGGAAGGGAAGATACTGATGACCGGCAGCCCGATCGAAGTGATGAGCTCCGAGGAGGTCCGCTCGGTCTATCTGGGCAAGGCGGGACAGACGCGCTTCGCATCCGAGGTGGCACATGCTTGAGGCCGAACGTCTCACGGGAGGGTGGGGTCCCACGATCGTCGTGGAGAACGTGGACCTGAATGTCGGCGATGCCGAGTGTCTGGCGATCGTGGGGCGCAACGGCGTCGGCAAGACGACGCTCCTCGAACTCGTTGCCGGGAGGACCAGTGCGAAATCGGGTCGCCTGCGTCTCGACGGGCAGGATCTGGTGCCGCTGTCGATCTATCAGCGCGCCCGTGCCGGGCTCGGCTATGTTCCCCAGAACCGCGAGGTGTTTCCGACGCTGACCGTCCGCGAGCATCTTTCGATCGCGTCGCGGCCGGGGCGCTGGACGCGCGAGAAGGTCCTGGAACTGCTGCCCCGGCTGGGCCAGCGTCTCGACAACCTCGGCTCGCAGCTGTCCGGCGGGGAGCAACAGATGCTGGCGATCGCGCGGGCATTGCTTGGTAATCCCCGGCTGATCCTGATGGACGAACCATCGGAAGGCCTTGCGCCGGTCGTGGTCGAACATCTCATCTCCGTGCTTCGGGAGATCATTTCGGACGGGTCCCTGTCGATGATCCTCGTCGAGCAGCGGATCGATCTCGCCCTGGAGCTGTCCGACCGTTTCATCATCATGGACCGCGGGCAGATCACCTATCAGGCGAACAGCGCCGACTTCGACCTTGAGGCCGGCCGCCTGCCGGAACTCATGGGCCTCACACACTAGAAAAAACGGAAAGCACGAAGGTACGACATGGCGTTCATCCATCCGAAACTGCGTCCCCTCATCAAGGCCGCAATAGGCCAGCCGACGATCGCCGGGCTCGCCCCGTCGGACGTTCGGACCAAATCCGAGGAGAGGGCACGCGCCCGCCCCAAGGGTCCGGAAATCGACCGGGTTTGGGACCGCACGGTGACCGCCGAAGACGGACACGAGGTGCCGGTCCGCATCTATTGCCCGGCATCGGCGCAAGGGGTCGTCGTCGCCATGCATGGCGGCGGCTGGATCGCGGGCAGCATAGACACCTTCGACGACGTGTCCCGACATATCGCCAACGATTCCGGCCAGGCCGTTGTCAATGTCGGTTACAGGCTCGCCCCCGAAAACCCGTTTCCCGCCGGCCTGAACGACGTGCTGGCCGTGCTGCGCTGGGTGGCCCGCCATGGCGCGGACGAAGGCATTCCGGGCGAGAAACTGATGCTTCTGGGCGATTCCGCCGGCGCCAACCTCGCAGCCGCGGCGGCGCTGACCTTCAGGGACGCGGCGGAGCCGAACATCCTCCTGCAGGTGCTCGTCTATCCGGGCCTCGATGCACGGATGGAAAGCGAGACGCACGAGCTTTATCAGGAAGGCTACATACTGAGCAGCAACGACGTCGCCCACACGTTCCGGACCTATGGCGTGGGCCAGACGGCCGAGGCGGACGACTGGCGCGTCTCGCCCCTGCGTGCCGATGACGTGACAGGCGTCGCGCCCGCGCTGCTGATCTCGGCGGAGTGCGACCCGCTCCGCGGCGACTCGGTCGCCTATGCGCAAAAGCTGCTCGAGGCGGGCGTCCCGGCGACGCACGTCACCTATTCCGGCGTCACCCACCTGTTCTTCGGCATGCGGGCGAGCCTGGAGGCGAGCAAGATGGCGCAGTTGCAGGCGGCGGCGGCGATACGCGACGCGGTTCGAAATCCCAGCCAGGAATGATTGTGAGGCTTCCAAAAATTCCATATCAATGCAGCGACTTGGGGAAACTACGGATGCATCGTGGCTCAGAAGAATAGCGAAAGCGGTATCATCTTCGACGACATGCGGGCGTTCGCGGAACTCTGGGCTCGCGAACTTCCGAGTTCCGATCCCGAGTTGTTCGGGCTCATCGGGTCGATACTCCGTCTGGCGTCGCTGCTCGAGAACGAATTCAGAAGCTACACGCAGGCCACCTTCGACATGGGCACCGGCGACATGCGGATTCTTCTTGCCCTCCGTCGCGCAGGAGCACCCTTTGCCATGCGGCCCACGGATCTCTTCCAGTCGCTGCTGATTACCTCCGGCGCGGTCACCAAGCAGGTGGAGCGGTTGACGAGGCGCGGATTGGTCGATCGCATCCCCGACGCGAACAGGAAGCGCAGCTGGCAGATCCATCTGACCGAGAAGGGAAAGGAAGTGACGGACGTGGCCCTGGAAGCGATCGGTTCCCGCTTCGACATCGCCTCCGCGTTTCATCGCATACCGCTGTCGGAACGCAGGGCCGGCAACGAGTTCCTGGTCAAGATGATAGAAGGCTACAAGGCGTCCCCGAACGAGGCGGCAGGATGAGGCTCGCCGGCCGGACGGCGATCGTCACCGGCGGTGCCTCGGGGATCGGGTTCTCCTTCGCCGAGCGCTTCGTCGCGGAAGGAGCGAAGGTCGTCATCGCGGATGTTCGCGGCGCGGCCGCGGCGGCGGAAAAGTTGGGAGGCGAAGACACCTGCATAGGGATCGAGGCGGACGTCTCCTCCGAGGACAGCGTTGGCCGCATGATCGACGCCACGCTCGCTCAGTTCGGCCAGCTCGACATCCTGATCAACAACGCCGCGATCTCCTCGACCTTGAAGCCTACGCCTTTCGAGATGACGTCCCTTACGGAATGGGAAAACATCTTCCGGATCAACACGTTCGGAACGTTTCTATGCTGCAGGGCTGCGGCGGAGCCCATGCGCGCGGCCGGTAGCGGACGGATCATCAACATAACGTCCGGCACCGCGTTCAAGGGCACGCCCCTGATGATGCCCTATGTCGCCAGCAAGGGAGCCATCATCAGCATGACTCGCGCGCTGGCAAACGAACTCGGCCGGAACAACATCCTGGTGAATGCCATCGCGCCGGGCTTCACGGAAACTGATGCCATGAAGCAGAACACCGAATTCTATGCGGCTGCAAAGGATGTTGCCGTTTCCACTCGAGCCCTCAGGCGGGAAGCTCGTCCCGGGGATCTGGTCGGAGCCGCCGTTTTCCTGGCGAGCGATGACTCCTCCTTCATCACCGGACAGATACTCGCCGTCGACGGCGGCTCGGTCTATCACTGAAGCGCACCGACAAAGCTGCCCCAGCAAACGTGCCGCGGGTGGTTACGCGGTCACCTTGTATTCCTCCGCTCCGAGGGCGGCATCGGCCTGAACCGGCATGCCCAGTACGATCAGCGGAAAACCATCCTCGAGTTCCCGCCGGCGCGCCGCGGCCAGCATTTCATACATGTCCGGATGCACCCGGATCCCGTCAGGAAGCCTGTTCTGCTCCTCCATCCGAAGCAGTTCCGTGCTGGCGCGATCCAGGAAGTCAGCGAAACCTCGCGGGTGCATGAATTCTCCTCCATAATCTTCCTTGGAAGATGACATGGAAGCCCTATCTCGGTCAACCTTCCAGCAATTCGTGATCAGACGGACTGCCTCTGCAAGCCCGTCCGCCGACACACGAGCCGTTCGGAGGACTACGAAGCCACTTCGTCTATCGAGATCGACTTGGCACTGATCGTCCGCAGGAGTTCTGCAAAAAGGTCGATTCGTGGCACGACCGACGACAGGATGATGTGCTCGTCCAGTGTATGGGCACCGGCGCCGTCGACGCCGAGCCCGTCGAGTGTCGGCACGTCCATAGCCGCGGTGAAGTTTCCATCGCTCCCTCCGCCTGCCGAGATGCCTATGAGGTCGATCCCGAGACCGGCGGCGAGGTTGCGGGCATGCCGGAACAGCGCCCGGGAGCCTTCGCTCGCATCGAAGGGCGGCCGGTTGAGATCGCCTTCGATCGACAGAACGACGTCGGGGTCGCGGGGCCGCAGCGACCGGATGGCGGCGAGCGTCGGTTCCACGTGGTCGAGACGCTGCACACGGACGTCCACCTCGATAAGGCAGTGCGCCGCGATCGTGTTCGGGCTCGTTCCGCCGCTGATAGTCCCGACGTTGACGGTAATGCCCGCGTCAAGATCCGTCAGCGCATCGAGGGCAGGAATCTGCCTAGCGATCTCGCTGATGGCGTTGCGGCCGAGTTCGAAATTCGAGCCGGAATGAGCCGGTTTCCCGGTGGCGGTAATTACGAAGCGTGCGACGCCCTTGCGGGCCGTGACGATCTTGCCGCCGTCGCGTGCCGGTTCCACCACCAGCGTCGCGAGCGCGTTTCGGGCCTCGCTTTCGATGACCGAGCGTGAGGAGGGGCTGCCGATCTCCTCGTCGGGAGAGAAGAGGAAGGTCACCGGCACTTCGGGTGACTGCCCCGTCTCCCGGAGCCGCCGCCAGGCGGAAAGCGCCATCAACGCCGAACCCTTCATGTCGTAGATGCCCGGGCCGTACAATCGGTCTGACTCTATGCGCCACGGCAACGCGGA
This region includes:
- a CDS encoding ABC transporter substrate-binding protein, translating into MFELKKKLAAFAAVTALAVGLPVTAGAQDQIKVGILSHDTGPFAQNGQGFHRGIEVYQALHGKSAGGREIEFVYRDIGGPNPAVGKRLAEELIVREKVQILGGFALSSEALAVGPIVEQTKTPAITFIASSPSVLAGSQYFLKSGQHIAQSSSAGATFARKQGAEKCYIVVSDYQPGYDAQKAFRKTFESEGGQIVGEVRVPLNTVDFAAIVEGIASTETDCINVFVPPGAPAIGLLRALAERGLVESNFVVGMGEAEDHILPQYDDSVVGFKGALYYAEALDNEENKTFIAKLKELYGPDTQPDFASASAYDGAHLIYEMVKSQEGKDWSGPDAVEAVKGLSWNGVRGPMKIDPETRELVQNIYLREVQKVDGKLQNAIVDQLEAVEAPSKEWMEN
- a CDS encoding branched-chain amino acid ABC transporter permease — protein: MEQFLASLAFIILYGGTYGAVLFIISVGLVMTMGLMRVPNLAHGAFAALGGYLTILLMNQAGANYFVAVPVAVILVAALGALAERTIYVRLYNIPELDQILLTVGIAFIFVGGLALTFGPNVFTIRLPEVLSGSVDLFGRSFPVYRVFLLAVGALIILGFWLVFDRTTLGAKLRAAVDNRSMAQATGINVERIVMLAFAAGTGLAALGGAIGAGLFPLEPLYPIKYLTIILIIVALSGFGNIKSSIVVAMVVGIADTAARYYLPELGGFAIYALVIAAVAMRPAGMFARQG
- a CDS encoding branched-chain amino acid ABC transporter permease, translated to MKITVSSTGLSALDRPRLPMIALVVFALALAVFFVFPDRLSLAAYIGIFALFALSLDLALGMAGIVTLGHAAFFGVGAYTAGWLALAGWQEPITGVVISGLCAAALAGALGPFILRLTGLPLVMVTLAVGVFLFEAANKLTWLTGGDDGLYGMTFSPVLGIFEWSIYGTTDYLYVLAWLALAFYGCHRLTTSNFGLALRGVRENRLRMSLLGSSVLAQLTLAYALSAFIAGVAGALLAQTSEFVGLEVLSVEKSIDVVVILVLGGVGHLYGALLGAPVYLLIKDMSKEWNPHAWMIIIGFMLVFVMLVARGGIHGVLHKVIARSRGKLPNGEPR
- a CDS encoding ABC transporter ATP-binding protein is translated as MTDNLLEAIGLQKSFGALKVAQDVTLRLRVGERHALIGPNGAGKSTLVALLSGVLALGGGRILLGGRDIGRSSPSQRTREGLVRTFQVSNLFGGLTVLENVYLAVSERAGASFRLWRPAYRNTDLIDRAHEILEQLGLGEVARTRVDQLAYGQQRLLEIAIALALRPKVLLLDEPTAGIPSTEAGILLDALDRLPPEIAILLIEHDMQVVRRFASTVTVLVEGKILMTGSPIEVMSSEEVRSVYLGKAGQTRFASEVAHA
- a CDS encoding ABC transporter ATP-binding protein; translation: MLEAERLTGGWGPTIVVENVDLNVGDAECLAIVGRNGVGKTTLLELVAGRTSAKSGRLRLDGQDLVPLSIYQRARAGLGYVPQNREVFPTLTVREHLSIASRPGRWTREKVLELLPRLGQRLDNLGSQLSGGEQQMLAIARALLGNPRLILMDEPSEGLAPVVVEHLISVLREIISDGSLSMILVEQRIDLALELSDRFIIMDRGQITYQANSADFDLEAGRLPELMGLTH
- a CDS encoding alpha/beta hydrolase, with protein sequence MAFIHPKLRPLIKAAIGQPTIAGLAPSDVRTKSEERARARPKGPEIDRVWDRTVTAEDGHEVPVRIYCPASAQGVVVAMHGGGWIAGSIDTFDDVSRHIANDSGQAVVNVGYRLAPENPFPAGLNDVLAVLRWVARHGADEGIPGEKLMLLGDSAGANLAAAAALTFRDAAEPNILLQVLVYPGLDARMESETHELYQEGYILSSNDVAHTFRTYGVGQTAEADDWRVSPLRADDVTGVAPALLISAECDPLRGDSVAYAQKLLEAGVPATHVTYSGVTHLFFGMRASLEASKMAQLQAAAAIRDAVRNPSQE
- a CDS encoding MarR family winged helix-turn-helix transcriptional regulator, translating into MAQKNSESGIIFDDMRAFAELWARELPSSDPELFGLIGSILRLASLLENEFRSYTQATFDMGTGDMRILLALRRAGAPFAMRPTDLFQSLLITSGAVTKQVERLTRRGLVDRIPDANRKRSWQIHLTEKGKEVTDVALEAIGSRFDIASAFHRIPLSERRAGNEFLVKMIEGYKASPNEAAG
- a CDS encoding SDR family NAD(P)-dependent oxidoreductase, with translation MRLAGRTAIVTGGASGIGFSFAERFVAEGAKVVIADVRGAAAAAEKLGGEDTCIGIEADVSSEDSVGRMIDATLAQFGQLDILINNAAISSTLKPTPFEMTSLTEWENIFRINTFGTFLCCRAAAEPMRAAGSGRIINITSGTAFKGTPLMMPYVASKGAIISMTRALANELGRNNILVNAIAPGFTETDAMKQNTEFYAAAKDVAVSTRALRREARPGDLVGAAVFLASDDSSFITGQILAVDGGSVYH
- a CDS encoding M20 family metallopeptidase — its product is MSGAETDSRRLDDYVAELRQWVSIETFSRDRDAVERLLRMVAQSCTDAGLAVEWAGGGDGACRTLLARGGPATAGPGILVLAHLDTVHPEGTLESALPWRIESDRLYGPGIYDMKGSALMALSAWRRLRETGQSPEVPVTFLFSPDEEIGSPSSRSVIESEARNALATLVVEPARDGGKIVTARKGVARFVITATGKPAHSGSNFELGRNAISEIARQIPALDALTDLDAGITVNVGTISGGTSPNTIAAHCLIEVDVRVQRLDHVEPTLAAIRSLRPRDPDVVLSIEGDLNRPPFDASEGSRALFRHARNLAAGLGIDLIGISAGGGSDGNFTAAMDVPTLDGLGVDGAGAHTLDEHIILSSVVPRIDLFAELLRTISAKSISIDEVAS